Proteins encoded within one genomic window of Setaria italica strain Yugu1 chromosome IV, Setaria_italica_v2.0, whole genome shotgun sequence:
- the LOC101752701 gene encoding tyrosine-sulfated glycopeptide receptor 1, whose amino-acid sequence MRPLNLPCCSSSSSKLPVPSFGLAFVLLLSTASFVSSCTEQERSSLIDFRDGLSLEGNGGLNNSWINGTDCCQWDGITCTNSVVTEIMLASKGLQGKISPSLGNLTGLLHLNLSRNSLYGSLPANLLFSSSIIILDVSFNHLSGPLLEQRSSNPGLPLQVLNISSNFFTGQLPSTTLEVMKNLVALNASNNSLMGPMPSSICNNAPSLAMLDICLNEFSGTISSEFGNCSMLKVLKAGHNNLTGVLPHELFNATSLEQLSFPNNDLQGILDASNLVKLANLIILDLGSNGLRGNIPDSIGQLRRLEELHLDNNLMSGELPLALGNCTRLKYITLRNNSFRGDLSTVNFAQLDLRIADFSINKFTGTIPESIYACSNLIALRLAYNNFIGQFSPRIGNLRSLSFLSITNNSFTNITDALQKLKSCKNLTSLLIGTNFKGETIPQDEAIDGFENLQVLTIDACPLVGKIPVWLSKLTKLEILDLSINQLTGSIPSWINGLKFLFFLDISSNKLTGDIPTTLMEMPMLQSEKNAAKLDPKLLELPVYWTQSRQYRVLNAFPSVLNLCNNRFTGIIPREIGHLKMLDVLNFSTNSFSGEIPQEICNLTNLQTLDLSNNQFTGPIPSALSNLHFLSWFNVSNNELEGPVPTGGQFNTFTNSSYSGNSKLCGSMLSTHCNSVQAPPASMRRKHNKGIVALALCVFFGGLAILFLLGRLILSIRRTKSADRNKGSNSRDIEATSFNSVSDHLCDGIKGSILVMVPRGKGESNKLTFSDILNATNNFDQQNIIGCGGNGLVYRAELPCGSKLAIKKLNGEMCLMEREFKAEVEALSMAQHENLVPLWGYCIQGSSRLLIYSFMENGSLDDWLHNKDDPNSFLDWPIRLKIAQGAGRGLSYIHNTCKPHIIHRDVKSSNILLDREFNAYVADFGLARLILPYDTHVTTELVGTLGYIPPEYGQAWVATLRGDIYSFGVVLLELLTGKRPVQVLTKSKELVQWVREIRSQGKDVEVLDPALRGRGHDDQMLNVLEVACKCINHNPCLRPTIQEVVSCLDSVDVNLQVQT is encoded by the coding sequence ATGCGGCCACTGAATTTGCCATGCTGCAGCAGTAGCTCCTCAAAACTACCCGTGCCTTCCTTTGGCCTTGCCTTCGTCCTCCTGCTCTCCACAGCCTCCTTCGTCAGCTCCTGCACGGAGCAAGAGAGGAGCTCCCTCATTGACTTCCGAGATGGGCTCTCGTTGGAGGGCAATGGCGGCCTCAACAACTCATGGATCAACGGCACAGACTGCTGCCAGTGGGATGGAATCACCTGCACCAACAGCGTGGTCACGGAGATCATGCTTGCTTCTAAGGGCCTCCAAGGGAAGATCTCACCGTCCCTTGGCAATCTCACCGGACTGCTGCACCTCAACCTCTCCCGCAATTCACTCTACGGCAGTCTACCAGCGAATTTGTTGTTCTCCAGCAGTATAATCATCCTGGATGTCAGCTTCAACCACCTATCTGGTCCTCTGCTAGAGCAGAGATCCTCAAATCCTGGCCTTCCTCTCCAGGTACTGAATATCTCGAGCAACTTCTTTACAGGGCAGTTGCCATCCACAACACTGGAAGTGATGAAGAATTTGGTTGCTCTTAATGCAAGCAACAATAGTCTTATGGGACCAATGCCATCATCTATTTGCAACAACGCCCCATCACTTGCCATGCTTGACATTTGTTTAAATGAATTCAGTGGTACTATTTCCTCAGAGTTTGGCAATTGCTCTATGTTAAAAGTACTCAAGGCTGGTCACAACAACCTTACAGGGGTTCTACCTCATGAACTTTTTAATGCTACCTCATTGGAGCAGCTCTCTTTTCCAAACAATGACTTACAAGGGATTCTTGATGCATCCAACCTAGTCAAGCTCGCCAATCTGATCATCCTTGATCTTGGATCAAATGGGCTCCGCGGCAATATACCAGATTCTATTGGGCAGCTGAGAAGATTGGAAGAGCTCCACTTAGACAACAACCTGATGTCTGGAGAGCTACCATTGGCCCTAGGTAACTGCACAAGGCTCAAGTACATCACCCTCAGAAATAACAGTTTTAGGGGAGATCTTAGCACAGTTAACTTTGCCCAGTTGGATCTGAGAATTGCAGATTTTTCGATCAACAAATTCACTGGTACAATTCCAGAAAGCATCTATGCATGTAGCAACCTAATTGCTCTGCGGTTGGCCTACAATAATTTTATTGGGCAATTCTCACCAAGAATAGGCAATCTCAGgtccctctccttcctttctATTACGAATAACTCATTTACAAATATCACAGATGCACTTCAGAAGCTCAAGAGCTGCAAGAATCTCACCTCCCTGCTCATTGGAACCAACTTCAAAGGTGAAACCATACCGCAAGATGAAGCAATTGATGGTTTTGAGAATCTTCAGGTTCTGACCATAGATGCATGCCCATTAGTAGGGAAAATCCCTGTTTGGCTATCAAAGCTCACAAAGTTGGAGATACTAGACCTATCAATTAATCAACTTACTGGATCAATACCATCCTGGATTAATGGACTGAAATTTCTCTTCTTCCTGGACATATCAAGCAACAAGCTAACAGGGGATATCCCAACCACATTGATGGAGATGCCAATGCTACAATCAGAGAAGAATGCTGCCAAGTTGGACCCAAAGCTCCTTGAGTTACCTGTATATTGGACACAATCACGTCAATACCGTGTGCTCAATGCTTTCCCTAGTGTATTAAACCTATGCAACAATAGATTCACAGGCATCATTCCCCGAGAGATTGGTCATCTGAAAATGCTCGATGTCCTCAATTTCAGCACCAACAGCTTTTCTGGAGAAATACCACAAGAAATTTGCAACCTCACAAACTTGCAAACGCTAGACTTGTCAAATAACCAGTTCACAGGTCCAATCCCATCTGCGTTGAGTAATCTGCACTTCCTTTCttggttcaatgtgtctaacaACGAATTAGAAGGTCCAGTTCCAACTGGTGGACAGTTTAACACATTTACAAATTCTAGCTACAGTGGGAATTCCAAGCTATGCGGCTCTATGCTCAGCACCCATTGTAACTCAGTTCAAGCGCCTCCAGCCTCCATGAGAAGGAAGCACAATAAGGGCATTGTTGCGCTTGCCTTATGCGTGTTCTTTGGAGGGCTTGCCATCCTTTTCCTGCTGGGACGTCTTATTTTGTCCATCAGAAGAACAAAATCTGCTGACAGGAACAAGGGTAGCAACAGCAGGGACATTGAAGCAACTTCATTCAACTCTGTTTCAGATCACCTGTGTGACGGGataaagggaagcattttggtGATGGTACCTCGAGGCAAGGGAGAATCAAACAAGCTCACATTCAGTGATATCTTAAATGCCACAAATAATTTTGATCAGCAGAACATTATCGGCTGTGGAGGTAATGGTCTAGTCTATAGGGCTGAGCTGCCCTGTGGATCCAAGCTTGCGATCAAGAAACTCAATGGTGAAATGTGTCTGATGGAAAGAGAATTCAAAGCAGAGGTTGAAGCACTCTCCATGGCACAGCATGAGAATCTTGTGCCACTATGGGGTTACTGCATCCAGGGAAGCTCAAGGCTCCTCATATATTCTTTCATGGAGAATGGGAGCCTAGATGATTGGCTTCACAACAAGGATGACCCCAACTCATTTCTCGATTGGCCAATAAGACTCAAGATTGCACAGGGAGCAGGCCGCGGCCTTTCTTATATCCACAACACCTGCAAGCCTCACATTATTCACCGTGACGTCAAATCCAGCAACATCTTACTTGACAGAGAATTCAATGCTTATGTTGCTGATTTTGGCCTCGCCAGATTGATCCTTCCTTATGACACACATGTCACGACTGAGCTCGTAGGCACTCTTGGTTACATTCCACCTGAGTATGGGCAGGCATGGGTGGCCACGCTGAGAGGTGATATATACAGTTTTGGAGTGGTCTTGCTTGAGCTGCTCACAGGGAAGAGGCCTGTCCAGGTCTTGACCAAGTCAAAGGAACTTGTCCAATGGGTAAGGGAGATACGGTCTCAGGGAAAGGATGTTGAGGTCTTGGATCCTGCACTTAGAGGAAGAGGACATGATGACCAAATGCTGAATGTGCTTGAAGTAGCATGCAAGTGTATCAATCACAATCCTTGCCTGAGGCCAACCATCCAAGAGGTTGTGTCCTGCCTGGACAGTGTAGATGTGAACCTGCAGGTGCAGACGTAG
- the LOC101753391 gene encoding probable calcium-binding protein CML29 — translation MAAAPGRPVTVDFEALSYISSLVEAFQAFDSDNDGLVTAPELRGLLASLGLDKSEAEARDMLARADADRDGRLSVEELLDVMNAGELGLGALGELLQSALPALEAAGGALVGADELARAIGAVGGASAEDCAAIVECLDGDGDGAITIEEFRFMADLL, via the coding sequence atggcggcggcgccggggcggccggTGACGGTGGACTTCGAGGCGCTGAGCTACATCAGCAGCCTGGTGGAGGCGTTCCAGGCGTTCGACTCCGACAACGACGGTCTCGTGACCGCCCCGGAGCTCCGTGGCCTGCTGGCCTCGCTGGGCCTGGACAAGTCCGAGGCCGAGGCGCGCGACATGCTGGcgcgcgccgacgccgaccgcGACGGCCGGCTCAGCGTCGAGGAGCTCCTGGACGTGATGAACGCCGGGGAGCTCGGGCTGGGCGCGCTCGGGGAGCTGCTGCAGTCGGCGCTTCCCGCGCTCGAGGCAGCGGGCGGGGCGCTCGTGGGGGCGGACGAGCTCGCCAGGGCGATCGGAGCCGtgggcggcgccagcgccgaGGACTGCGCCGCCATCGTCGAGTGCCTGgacggagacggagacggcGCCATCACCATCGAGGAGTTCAGGTTCATGGCCGACCTGCTCTAG